The following DNA comes from Frankia casuarinae.
GACCGGTACAGCTTCGCTGACAACTGACCCGGACCCTCGGCGACCGGATTTCTCGACACACCCCGGTCCCCCGATCCAAGGATGCGCACACGATGAGCAGCATGCGGATACCGCGGATACCCCACTGGCGGGCCGCGGCCAGCCATCTGATGCTGGCCCTACTGAGCCTGATCAGCCTGTTTCCGGTGTACTGGATGTTCGCCACCTCCTTCCGCCGGCCGGACGACATCTTCGACCAGTCGCTCCTGCCCTGGCCGCTGAGCCTCGCGAACTACCGCTACGTCTTCGACAGTCTCGACATCGGCGTGCTGCTCGCCAACACCTTCACGATCGCCGCCGTCACCGCCGCCGGCCAGCTCATGATGTCCCTGCTCGCCGCCTACGCCTTCGCCGCCTGGGAGTTCCGCGGCAGGACCCTGTTCTACCTGGCGTTCGTGGCCACCTGGCTCATCCCGTTCCAGGTGACGATGATCTCGAACTACCTGGTGCTGTCGAACCTGGGCCTGCTGAACACGCTGGCCGGCGTCATCGTGCCGAACCTGTGCTCGGCGCTCGCGGTGCTCATGCTCCGCCAGCACATGCAGGCCTTCCCCCGGGAGCTGCTCGACGCGGCCCGCATCGACGGGCGGGGTTCATGGTCCACATTGTGGACGGTCGTCGTGCCGAACCTGCGCCCGGCGCTGGCGTCGCTGTCGATCCTGCTGTTCATCACCGCCTGGAACGAATATTTTTGGCCGGCGCTGGCGCTGCAGCGGGCGAACTCCGTCATCCAGCTGGGCATCCGCGGTTTCCTGACCCTCGAGGGCGACAACTGGGGCGCCGTGATGGCCGGGTCCGGCCTTGCCTGCCTGCCCGTCTTCGCCCTCTACCTGGTCCTGCAGCGCCAGGTCGTCGACGCGTTCGTGCGCTCCGGCCTGCGCTGACCGCGCTGACCGCTCCGGCCTACGCTGACCGCGCGGCCCCGTTTCCCGGCGGCAGCTCCTCGCCTCTTGCCTCTTGCCTATCCAAAGGAAGCCGGCCGGCCGGGTGACGGCGATCCAAGGTGGGCCGCGAAAGTGGGCCGCGAGATCGGAGAGCTCCGTCAGACGGACGGGGTGACCATATCGTCGGCGATCCGCTCGATCCTGGCCCGCAACTCGGCCAGGGGGAGCCTCAGGTCGAGCACGTACGTCACGAGCCCGATGGGCGTGGGACCCCCGATCCGGCTCCGGATGACGTCGCCACGACCGCCGGGCTGGCCGTCGGCCCGCTCCGAGCCGGCGTAGACGAGCCATCCCTGCCGGGCGCCGAGCCGGGCACAGTAGGCGATCATCTGGTGGTACACGTGTGCGCGCGCGCCCTGTCGGATCGCGAGCCGGTACTTCGCGTCGAGGACAACCGCCGGGATCATCCGCCCGCCCGGGCCCTCCGGCCGGTACAGCACGAGATCGGGGCACATCTCCAGCGTCCGGTCCTCGTCGAGGTGGTGGGTGCGGTCCTGCAGGCGGACCTCACCGCCGCGGTGGGTGAGGACCTCGTCGACGGCGTGGGTCACGAAGTCCTCGAAGACCTCCCACATCTTCACCACGAAGCCGTCCACCCGGAGCGTCTCCCCGTCTTCCCGTTCGAAGGAAGACGAGCGCAAGACCGTCTCGGCGAGCCGGAGCGCCGCATGGTAAGGCGCGTTCACCCGGGTTGGCACCCAGTCCGGCGGCTTGACGGGGCCGTGCGCCGGCTCGGCCACACCGTCCAGGGCGGCGGCGATACGGCGCAGCTCCTGGGCGGTGGCCGGTGCCACCCCGGCCAGGGCGAGCAGCGAGCGGGTGGCGGCGAGCAGCAACCGGTTCTCGGCGGTGTCGACGGTGCGCTCGTCATAGCGCACCTCGAGGGGGAACATCACCCCGGACCGTTGCCGGAGCTGCGCGGACTCGCGCAGCCGGCCGCGAAGGACGGGAAGCGCCGCATCCACCTGCCGATAGCCTCGCGGCACCCCGTGCGCGAGCGCCCGCGAGGCGGTTCGGGCGAACGCCGCGGCGACCGCGGGCAGAAGATCCGGTTCCTCCGCCGCCTGGACCTCGTCCTCGAACCACCTGCCGCGATCCTGCGCGTAGCCAAGCAGAAACAGCAGACGGCGGATGGTGACCTTGGGTCGGATGCGAACCTCGAACGTATCCTCGCCCGACCCGAGGCGCACGGTGCCGACCAGGGCGTTGTCCTTGACCTCGCAGGTACCGTCGGCACGCCGTTGCCGCACCTGCGCCACCTCGCTGGCATCGAGCGCATCGGCCTGGCCCGGGCTCAGCTTCCGCCGCTGCCACCCGGCGCCCTCGGTCAGCTCCACCGGCGCAAGCATGGCATCAGCCTGCCGCGGGGCCGGGGATGGTGTTCGCGGGGACTCCGGCGGCCGGAACCACCGCGGCCGGAACCACCGCGGCCAGGCCGAGGGACTGCCGCAGCGCCGGTAGGCCGTACCGGGCCGCGAGATCGATGGTCTCGCCGACGTGGTGTTCGGCCAGCAGCGGCAGGATCTGATGTTCCCACACCCGGTCGAGGCCGTCGGCACTCTGGTGGACGCGGTCGCGCATCAGATAGGACGGGCCGATGCGGGCGTCCGGGTCGTCGATGCGGCGGTTCAGCTCGCCGAGCAGGCGGGCCGCCTCGTCGGGCAGGTCGCCTGCCGCAAGCCAGCGGCGCAGCACGGACGCGGTCGGTTCGACGTCCGGATGGAGCCCGACGAAGGTGAACCGCCGGCGCAGCGCCTGGTCGAAGGCGGCGATCGAACGGTCCGCGCTGTTCATCGTGCCGATGATGAACAGGTTCTTCGGTAGTTGGAAGTCGCGCGTGTCCGCGGAGGCGTACTGGGTGGTGACGGCCTCCCCGCGGTATTCCAGCAGAAAGTACAGCTCACCGAAAATCCTGGCCAGGTCACCCCGGTTGATCTCATCGATGATCAGGAAGAACGCCTGGCGGGGATTGAGCTCGGCGGCGGTGGCGAGCCGGCGCAGCGGACCGTCCACGAGCTCGAAGGACATCCGGTTGGTGGTGGCCGCGTCACCGTCGCCGCCCTTCACCTGCACCGGACGGAAACCCTGGAAGAAGTCCTCGTACATATAGGACGGATGGAACTGGACGAGGGTGACGTTCTCGCGCCGATCGTCGGCGAGATGCCAGGCCAAGCGCCGGGCGAGGTACGTCTTGCCGGTGCCGGGCGGGCCGTAGAAGATGAGCTGCGGCCGGTCCCGCAGAAGCTCGACGCACCTGCGCAACCAGTCCCGGCTGTAAAAGAGGCCGTCCGCGAACTCGTCCGTGACCTCGCGCAGATCGTCCCCGCCGAGGGCCTGGCCGGCGAGGGCCTGGCCGGCCAGGTCGGCGTCGGCGCTCTGGGGGGCGGCCCCCGTCGTCGCGATCGATGCCACCGGCGCGGGCGCGGGCACCAGGGCGTCGAGGTCGGCGACGAAATCGGAAAGATCGACGATGCGCGCTTCCGCGTTGCCGAGCAGGGCCGCCACCCGATCGGGTAGATCGAGGTAGTTCACCGGCTCGTCGGCGTTGCGCCAGTGGACCGGCCGTTGCAGGTCCGCGACGCCCCCGACGCTCGCGACGAACACCGGCGGTCCGAGGATCTCCCCGACGTAGTACTCGTCACGGTCGTTCACGACGACGAGGTCGTTCTCCCGCATCCGGCTCAGGAAGGCGTGGTACTCGCTGGTGAGCCGGCCGCGCCGGGCCGAGGTGAGCGAGGCGTGTTCGCGGTCGACCGCCCGGCGCACCTGCTCCCGGTCGACCCCGGGCCGCACCTCCAGCCGGTCACCGGGCAGGGAACAGACCTCGTCGGCCAGCCAGAGATCCCGCGCCAGCGAACGGCCACGCCGGTCCGCGCCGCGCACCAGCCAGGCCCGGCGAGGGATCCGCTCCGGCGCGATGGACTCGACGAGCATGCGGAGGTCGTCGAGCGGCAGCCGCAGCTCGCCGGCAGCCCGCCCCGCCGTCAGGTCGCCGACCTCGACCTCGAACCAGTCCAGCCAGTCGCGATACTCGTCCTCGGTGAAGAGGGCCTCGCGCGGCGGCCGGCCCGCCGGGTCGAGTACGCGCGACCAGCCCTCGGGGCGGAAGCCGCACAGATGGCGGACGAGGCCATCGACCGTCAGATCGGCCACCGTCGAGAGATCCGTGACGCTGACCCAGGTCTGTTCGGGCAGCACCGCGAGGACGTCGTCCACCAGGCCAAGGCTGCTCCGGTGTTCCCGCCAGTAAGTGTTGTGCTCCGTGACATCACGCCACCACGCGGCCTCGTCCGGGGACGCCCGCAACGCATCCCGGCCGATTCCGGTAGCCTGCCACCGGCGGTTGCTCTCACTCAGATGACCGGCCCTGGCCAGGTAGACAGCGCCCCGCAGGACGAGTTTCCTTGCGACGGCGCTCCGCGGGTCGTCACCTGATCCGCGCCGCCATCCGGGATCGGCGCCAGCATCGGACGCACGCATCCGCATCCACAGCTCGTCCGGAGACGCCTCGCCGACCTCCGCCAAGATCCGCATAACCCGGTACAGCAGCCCGCCGATGATCTCTAGCTGATCCGCCATGCACCCGCCCCCGAGACGATCCACCCGCAGGATCTGATCGGGAGCAATTATTCATCAGGTCATCAGACAACGACGAAGCACTCATAGCGAACGAAACTTCCACTACCCAGAGTGATCATTCTGGTGAGCCAGCCAGGCCGTCCGGAGAGGTATCGAGCCGTCCGTTTCCCGCTGTCGCCGTCCACACGCCTCACGCACCGAACGCCCGTCGCCCCCGGCAGGCCTGCCGGCAACCGAAGATCGATGCTGCCGTGAGCAGGCACACAGGCCGGCAGGAGCGTCCTCACCGCGAGCATGAAGGCGCGCGAACCGATCTGTTTCGCGCGGCGCCGGCTCACGTGGACCGCGGAGAAATACGCCCCCCGATCGCCGGAGGTGATTACAGGCGGCAATCCCGCCCGGCTCGCTTCTCCGCGCCGGGATGCCGTACAAGTGCCAGGCGCTTCTGAATACGATACCGTTGGCCCGGTCACGAGAATGGCTCTCTTCTGCCCCGGGAGCGTCCATGGCTGTTCGCCGGTCTCCGGCCAGGTTACCGCGGTGACTCCGGCCGAGTTCCGTGGCCTCGAAACCGCCCCGGAACGACCCGACGCAGGCGGTGGGCCGGTCCCGGAGCAGTCTCGGGTCACCGAGATCGACAGAAAGCTCGACCTGCTGGACCGCGCCGCCTCCCCGGGCGACTCACCCGAGCCCCGCCATCAGGAGCGACCGGCCGGCCGGGATGCTCCCAGCCGGAACACCTCCAGCATCGACGCCAAGCTGGACCTTCTCGACAGGGCGGCGCTCGCCCGTTCCGGCGGCGGCGCGGCTACGCCGGCGGACACCACCGGCGACCGGCCGTCCGAGGTCCGCCCGCCCACCGAGCCCGGGAACAGCGACCGGGCTCGGACCGAGGCCAAGCTGGCGCTGTTGGAGGACGCGGCCCGCCGCTACCGCCCCGAGCCCCCGGACGCGCCCGCCCCCGGTCGGGAGCGCTGGGCCGTCCGCGAGGCACCGCGGACTCTGCCGGACGACCATCCGCTCCTCACCCCGACGGACACCATCAACACCCCCGAACGCGCCGCCCTCCGGGAGAATCTGGTGAAGGAGGTGATCGGCGATGCCAAGCCGCCGGAGCAGGGCAGCCCCACCCTCGACCTCATGGGCGGCGGCGGAGCCTCCGGCAAGGGCTTCGTGCTGGAGTACCTCAAGGACGAAGGCCAAGTACCCACCGAGAACGTAGTCCATCTTGATCCCGACGAGATCAAGAAAATGATCCCCGAGTTCGACGAGATCATGGGTGCAGGAGACTCGCGCGCGGCTGAGGTGGTCCATGAAGAGAGCAGCTCACTCGCGAAGGGAGTCCTTCAACAGGCCATGGACCGCCGCCTCAATATCATCTACGATAGCACCCTCGGCAACCCGGAGAAGACCGCCAAGCTGATCGATGACGCGCATGCGAAGGGATACGAGGTTCGCCTATTCGGGGTGAGTGCCGATCCGGAGCTCGCGGTCACGCGCGCCGCGGACCGCGCCGCAAAGTCCGGCCGCTATGTTCCCGTTGACCACCAGCTTGCGGCACACCGTGGATTCTCCCAGGGCTTCGAAGGTTATGCCGAGAAGGCCGATAAAGTACGTCTTTATGACACCAACTCTGAACCCCGACAGATCGCCCGCAAGAGGGCGGGCGAAATTTTGACAATTCTCGACCAAGGATCGTACGATAAATTTCAAAATAAAATAAACATTAATCCAGAAGCCATGGGGCCGACATCACTGTACACCGATCGAGGCGAAAACCAATAATTTTCACTTCGACGACCAGCTACCCGCACAATCCGAATATCAGACAGATGGTTTCACGAGAAAAAGGAGCATAGCATGGAAGGCAAGGAAACCGACGAGGAGTTCGACGCTCGTCGTTCACAGAAGTTCGATGAGGGGATGGACCGACTCCAAACCTTCGACCCAGATAAATGGGAGGCCGTCAAGAAGCGGATGCGCGAGAAGGAAGAAGAGGAGACCAAGCGCATCTTCGGCGACAAGAAGCCCACTCTGTATGTCGATCGCTATACCGACCTGTGAGGCTTCGCGGCTGATCCCGGCGGCCCACAGAACCCGTCGGTATCGGGTGAAGTCAGATCGGCGCTGAGATCGTACGCAGAGATCCGGGGACGCGGCTACCAGAGGGCGTGCTGGTCGCCGGGAGGTGGCTCCGTGCCTTGTGCGCGCCGAAGGCTGCGAGGGTGGCCGGGTGAGGATATACTCGAGCATCACGTAGTTCGTCAGCAGGATGTCGGGACGCCGATCCAGGATCCGCTGCCGGGACTCGGCCAAGTCCTGCCCGGTGTACCGGTCGAAGGTGACCGACCGGCCATCCACGGGTATTCCCCATTCGAGATACTTCTTCAACTCGTGGAGCTGGCTGTTCGCCAGCGCGTTCATGGGGTAGACCACGATCGCCGAGATGCGGTTCGGGCGGGGGTCACGGAGGACGGAATCCACGACCGGCACGATGTAGGAAAGGCTTTTACCGGATCCCGTGCCGGTGGTGAGCACATAGCTGCTGCCGTCCCGGGCCGCCTCGATGGCTTCCCGTTGGTGCCGATACAGCGTCAGCGACCGCCCGCCGGGATCGCCGGAATCCCTCTTGACCCGGAAGAATCTGCCGCAGTCGGGGTGCAGCAGACCTGTGCCGACCAGTTCGTCGACCGTGCCGCCGGAGGCGAACGCAGGGTTGAGCGAGATCCACGGGTCAGGCCAGCGGACCTTCGCCGCCCGCTCCCGCTCGAGATAATCTTTGATCTTCTCGTCGCGAACCTCGACGAGGGAGTCGGTGAAGGCCGCATAGTCCTCGATCAGGCTCCGATGAGTCTCGAAGACCTCCACGTACTCCCTGCCCTCCTACCCACCAGGTCCGAACAGTGTCCGGCCAGCACATCCAGGTCGGGCGCGGCGGGCCGGGTGCGTCTGTCGTCGTACCCTACGGTGATCGGCGCCCGTCGTCCGGCATGACGGACCGGCTTCTGCTTCTGGTGGATCCGCCGCCTGACCCGGCCCGACCCGGCCTGACCCGGCCCGACCTGATCGCGGCACACCGTGGGCTGTTCCGGTGGGTGTCTGTCCAGAGGCCCCGAGCCCGATTCGTCCTTGTGGACACGCACGGCCACACCGGGAATCTTGCCTATCCAGAGGCTTCGACGTCCCTTTTATCCCTCTGGAAAGGCAAGAGAGGGGGCTGGCTACTCGGCTATTCGAAGCGGGGGGGCTGGCCGGTCGCTTCGAGGACGGACATCCACAGATCGCCGGCCGGGTCGACCTGGTTGCGCTGGCTGATCGCGAGCGGGATCGGGATGTGGATGAACCGCCGCCGCCAGCGGCCGACGACCATCTCCGTGCGGCCGGACATCGCGGCGTGCACGGCCGCGTGGGCGAGCCGGATCGTGTAGACGCTGTCGTACGGGTTCGCCGGCACGCTGCGGATCACGTAGCTGGGATCGATGTACTTCAGGTTGAGCTCGATGCCCTCGGCGTCGAAGTACTCCTTGATCCGGCGGGAGAGCTCCGGGCCGATGTCGTGCAGCTTGCGGTTCCCGGACGCGTCGGTGCTCTCCGGCTGGCCGACGACAAGCTCCTGGCCGGCACCCTCGGCGACGACGACGACGGCGTGGCCGCGCTCGGCCACCCGGCGACGCACGTAGTTCAGCAGACCGCCGTCGCCCTCCAGCTTGAACGGCAACTCCGGGATGAGCACCACGTCCGCGTTACTCTTCGCCAGCGTCGCGTAGCAGGCGATGAATCCCGAGTGGCGGCCCATGAGCCGGACCACGCCGAGCCCGCCGGGCGCGGACGTCGCCTCGGCGTGCGCGACCCGGATGGACTCCGCGGCCTTGCCGAAGGCCGTCTGGAAGCCGAAGCTCTGGTCGATGTAGGGGATGTCATTGTCGATCGTCTTCGGGATGCCGACCACGGCGATCTTCTCCCCGCGCGTCTCGGCCTCCCGGGCGATCTGCCCGGCCCCGCGCAGGGTGCCGTCACCGCCGATGACGAACAGGATGTTGATGTTCATCCGGGAGAGGCAGTCGACGATCTCGGCGGGATCCTGCTGGCCGCGGGAACTGCCGAGGATCGTCCCGCCGTCCTCGTCGATGTTGGCGACGCTCTCCGGGGTGAGATCGACGACGTCGTGGCCGTAGCGGGCGATGAAGCCCTGGTACCCGTTGCGGAATCCGAAGATCCGCCGAACCCGGTAGTGCGAGGTCAGCTCCAGCACCAGACCGCGGATCACGTTGTTCAACCCGGGACAGAGCCCACCGCAGGTGACGATGCCCACCCGGGTCTTCGACGGGTCGAAGTAGATCTTCCGGCGCGGCCCGGCCGGCTCGAATCCGGGCAGGTCATCGAGCGCGACACCACGCGAGGAGATCATCAGGGCGGTGTCGTCGTAGAGGACCTTGTCCGACTCATCGATGTAATGCTGCGTCGTCGGCCGCTCCCCCAGCAGCGGCAGGAGCGGGGAGTCAATCCGGCAGACCCCCAGGGTCTTGACCGCCAGATCGGCATTATCCACCAGTATTGGTGCACCCACCGTTACCCGGCCCTCACGTCTCGATCGGCGCTACATCAGTCTCGGTGACTTCGCTTCATACTTACCTGGACCAGAGGAGCACGGACACCCCCGATCATCCTAGGTTTCTCCACCCCGAGAGTACCGACCCAAACCACCCACCACGACCCCGTCGACGGGATAACCCGCAACCTGCGGACGGAAACAATGGCTTCATAGGCGCGAAACCGGCGTAACAACCTGCCAACCCCGTCCCGACCTGTCCCGGGCGGACACCTCCGGGCGATGCGGGCAGGCGATGCGGGCAGACCGTCCGAGCCGGATAACCCAGGCCAGACCAGGCCAGGCCAGACCAGATCCGGATCCGGAAGCCCCGCGACGTCGGCGGCCGCGAAGTCCGGTAGACGGTCAGCTCATGCAGTGACCACCATCGCGCGGCGGCCGAATTTGGGGGAGCCCGTCACGGTCCAGGGACCGCAAACTGTGCTCAGGTCCCCCAGATTCGCCGGCCGGCAGCCGGCAGGTCACCGCGCTCAGGACAACCCGGCCCGGTGCGCGCGCCGCCAGAAGGCTCCCCCACCGAGCAACAGCACCGCCAGTACGGCAAGGACGCTGATCTGCCCACCGGTATAGGAAAGCGAGTTCCCGCGGCCCCCCGTCCCGGTCCTGTCCGGGGCGGGGGGCCGAGGCGCACCCGTGCCGGCGGACGCTCCGGGGTCTCCATCACCACCACGGCCGTGGTCCCCATCACCAGCACGGAGCGAGACCTGGTCCGGCGCCTCGTCGATGGAACGCGAGCTTTCCGCCACGGAACGCGACGGGCCGTCCGCGGGGCGCGAAGCCGCGACCGGAACCGCGGCCAGCACAAGCAGCATGCTCGTGAGCACGGCGGCACCGCCGGAACGCAATCCCATGGTGGTTCTCCCCCAGCAGCCCGACTTGGCGCAGCCCGACCGGACGACGTCGGACCAGACGACGTCGGACGGTACCGATGGTCACTATGCGTGTCCAGGAGACGACAGGATCGACACGCCGACAGTTCACCACCCCACGTGCGTCCCCGGTAGTGGATCAGGCGTCGGCCGCCTCGTCCGGCGTAGGTGCGGCCACGGACGGAACCGCGCCGCGCGTCCCCGGGCGGCGGTCCGGGCGGCGGTCCGGGCGGCGGTCCGAGCGGCGGTCCGAGCGGGACAGGCCGGAAGCCGGCGATTGTGTCGGAGACAGGTCGTA
Coding sequences within:
- a CDS encoding carbohydrate ABC transporter permease yields the protein MSSMRIPRIPHWRAAASHLMLALLSLISLFPVYWMFATSFRRPDDIFDQSLLPWPLSLANYRYVFDSLDIGVLLANTFTIAAVTAAGQLMMSLLAAYAFAAWEFRGRTLFYLAFVATWLIPFQVTMISNYLVLSNLGLLNTLAGVIVPNLCSALAVLMLRQHMQAFPRELLDAARIDGRGSWSTLWTVVVPNLRPALASLSILLFITAWNEYFWPALALQRANSVIQLGIRGFLTLEGDNWGAVMAGSGLACLPVFALYLVLQRQVVDAFVRSGLR
- a CDS encoding McrC family protein produces the protein MLAPVELTEGAGWQRRKLSPGQADALDASEVAQVRQRRADGTCEVKDNALVGTVRLGSGEDTFEVRIRPKVTIRRLLFLLGYAQDRGRWFEDEVQAAEEPDLLPAVAAAFARTASRALAHGVPRGYRQVDAALPVLRGRLRESAQLRQRSGVMFPLEVRYDERTVDTAENRLLLAATRSLLALAGVAPATAQELRRIAAALDGVAEPAHGPVKPPDWVPTRVNAPYHAALRLAETVLRSSSFEREDGETLRVDGFVVKMWEVFEDFVTHAVDEVLTHRGGEVRLQDRTHHLDEDRTLEMCPDLVLYRPEGPGGRMIPAVVLDAKYRLAIRQGARAHVYHQMIAYCARLGARQGWLVYAGSERADGQPGGRGDVIRSRIGGPTPIGLVTYVLDLRLPLAELRARIERIADDMVTPSV
- a CDS encoding McrB family protein; the protein is MADQLEIIGGLLYRVMRILAEVGEASPDELWMRMRASDAGADPGWRRGSGDDPRSAVARKLVLRGAVYLARAGHLSESNRRWQATGIGRDALRASPDEAAWWRDVTEHNTYWREHRSSLGLVDDVLAVLPEQTWVSVTDLSTVADLTVDGLVRHLCGFRPEGWSRVLDPAGRPPREALFTEDEYRDWLDWFEVEVGDLTAGRAAGELRLPLDDLRMLVESIAPERIPRRAWLVRGADRRGRSLARDLWLADEVCSLPGDRLEVRPGVDREQVRRAVDREHASLTSARRGRLTSEYHAFLSRMRENDLVVVNDRDEYYVGEILGPPVFVASVGGVADLQRPVHWRNADEPVNYLDLPDRVAALLGNAEARIVDLSDFVADLDALVPAPAPVASIATTGAAPQSADADLAGQALAGQALGGDDLREVTDEFADGLFYSRDWLRRCVELLRDRPQLIFYGPPGTGKTYLARRLAWHLADDRRENVTLVQFHPSYMYEDFFQGFRPVQVKGGDGDAATTNRMSFELVDGPLRRLATAAELNPRQAFFLIIDEINRGDLARIFGELYFLLEYRGEAVTTQYASADTRDFQLPKNLFIIGTMNSADRSIAAFDQALRRRFTFVGLHPDVEPTASVLRRWLAAGDLPDEAARLLGELNRRIDDPDARIGPSYLMRDRVHQSADGLDRVWEHQILPLLAEHHVGETIDLAARYGLPALRQSLGLAAVVPAAVVPAAGVPANTIPGPAAG
- a CDS encoding zeta toxin family protein; its protein translation is MTPAEFRGLETAPERPDAGGGPVPEQSRVTEIDRKLDLLDRAASPGDSPEPRHQERPAGRDAPSRNTSSIDAKLDLLDRAALARSGGGAATPADTTGDRPSEVRPPTEPGNSDRARTEAKLALLEDAARRYRPEPPDAPAPGRERWAVREAPRTLPDDHPLLTPTDTINTPERAALRENLVKEVIGDAKPPEQGSPTLDLMGGGGASGKGFVLEYLKDEGQVPTENVVHLDPDEIKKMIPEFDEIMGAGDSRAAEVVHEESSSLAKGVLQQAMDRRLNIIYDSTLGNPEKTAKLIDDAHAKGYEVRLFGVSADPELAVTRAADRAAKSGRYVPVDHQLAAHRGFSQGFEGYAEKADKVRLYDTNSEPRQIARKRAGEILTILDQGSYDKFQNKININPEAMGPTSLYTDRGENQ
- a CDS encoding DEAD/DEAH box helicase; amino-acid sequence: MEVFETHRSLIEDYAAFTDSLVEVRDEKIKDYLERERAAKVRWPDPWISLNPAFASGGTVDELVGTGLLHPDCGRFFRVKRDSGDPGGRSLTLYRHQREAIEAARDGSSYVLTTGTGSGKSLSYIVPVVDSVLRDPRPNRISAIVVYPMNALANSQLHELKKYLEWGIPVDGRSVTFDRYTGQDLAESRQRILDRRPDILLTNYVMLEYILTRPPSQPSARTRHGATSRRPARPLVAASPDLCVRSQRRSDFTRYRRVLWAAGISREASQVGIAIDIQSGLLVAEDALGLLFFLLAHPLLDGLPFIWVEGLESVHPLIELL
- a CDS encoding ATP-dependent 6-phosphofructokinase, which produces MGAPILVDNADLAVKTLGVCRIDSPLLPLLGERPTTQHYIDESDKVLYDDTALMISSRGVALDDLPGFEPAGPRRKIYFDPSKTRVGIVTCGGLCPGLNNVIRGLVLELTSHYRVRRIFGFRNGYQGFIARYGHDVVDLTPESVANIDEDGGTILGSSRGQQDPAEIVDCLSRMNINILFVIGGDGTLRGAGQIAREAETRGEKIAVVGIPKTIDNDIPYIDQSFGFQTAFGKAAESIRVAHAEATSAPGGLGVVRLMGRHSGFIACYATLAKSNADVVLIPELPFKLEGDGGLLNYVRRRVAERGHAVVVVAEGAGQELVVGQPESTDASGNRKLHDIGPELSRRIKEYFDAEGIELNLKYIDPSYVIRSVPANPYDSVYTIRLAHAAVHAAMSGRTEMVVGRWRRRFIHIPIPLAISQRNQVDPAGDLWMSVLEATGQPPRFE